The following DNA comes from Kaistia sp. 32K.
ACGGCATGGGCGACGTGGTGGGCGCCGAGCTGACGCGCAACCCGGACGTCAACAAGATCACCTTCACCGGCTCGACCGGCGTCGGCAAGATCATCGCCAAGGGCGCGGCGGACACGATGAAGCGCGTCACGCTGGAGCTGGGCGGCAAGTCGCCCAACATCATCCTGGACGACGCCGATTTCGCCGAGGCGATCCCGCAGGCGATCTTCGCCGCCTACCTCAACAGCGGCCAGGCCTGCGCGGCCGCCACGCGCCGGCTGGTGCCGGCGGAGCGGCTGGACGAGGTCAACGCCATCGCAAGGGCGACGCTCGAGAACGTCGTCAAGGTGGGCGACCCGAAGGACCCGACCGTCAATGTCGGCCCGATGGTCAGCCGCAAGCAGTTCGAGCGGGTCGAGGACTATATCCGTATCGGCCTGGAAGAAGGCGCCACGCTGCTCGCGGGCGGCGAAGGCAAGCCGGAAGGCCTGGGGCAGGGCAATTTCGTCAAGCCGACCGTCTTCACCAACGTGAAGAACTCGATGCGCATCGCGCAGGAAGAGATCTTCGGCCCAGTGCTCAGCATCATTCCCTATGCCGACGAAGCCGACGCGATCGCCATCGCCAACGACACCGCCTATGGCCTCTGCTCCTATGTCACCTCGGCCGACAAGGCGCGAGCCTACCGGGTGGCGGGCCAGATCGACGCCGGCCGCGTCTGCGTCAACAACGAGCTGCATGATCCGCTGGCGCCGTTCGGCGGCTTCAAGCAGTCCGGCTTCGGCCGCGAATACGGCGTCTTCGGCCTGGAAGCCTTCCTCGAGCCCAAGGCCATCATCGGTTGAGAGCGGCCGTTCGCGCTGAACGATCGCGGGAGGAAGCCCTCGGGCTTGCCTCCCGCGTATCAACGCGATCGCGCGGCGCAGACGGCAGAGCGTCAGCGGCGGGTGGGGTGCATCGATACCCAGAACTTCCTGCGCGG
Coding sequences within:
- a CDS encoding aldehyde dehydrogenase family protein, which translates into the protein MKKLDKFYIDGEFVAPHGTATLDLFNPVTNAKVAEVALGDAVDTQRAITAAKEALKTFSQTGKAERIEWLEKIHAALSRRKQDLIDVMVDEYGGTTGFCSMIMPASIDDFKEMAGVLRDFDFEPRTGRARTRLQPVGVVAVVIPWNMSNGFICTKLASALGAGCTVVIKPSELSAQQTQVMMECLHDAGLPKGVVNIVNGMGDVVGAELTRNPDVNKITFTGSTGVGKIIAKGAADTMKRVTLELGGKSPNIILDDADFAEAIPQAIFAAYLNSGQACAAATRRLVPAERLDEVNAIARATLENVVKVGDPKDPTVNVGPMVSRKQFERVEDYIRIGLEEGATLLAGGEGKPEGLGQGNFVKPTVFTNVKNSMRIAQEEIFGPVLSIIPYADEADAIAIANDTAYGLCSYVTSADKARAYRVAGQIDAGRVCVNNELHDPLAPFGGFKQSGFGREYGVFGLEAFLEPKAIIG